In Candidatus Syntrophoarchaeum caldarius, the genomic window TAGTCATGGGCTATCTCCACACACCAGCCAAGATACTGCTCAGCCATATCTTCATTTCCAACCTCACAGTAGTGCCTCGCAAGCTGGCACGTGAAGTGGGGCCATGGACCATATCCACCGTTATTACGATCCCAGCTCTCAGGATAGCGGTTCAATCCATCAAGCTCTTCATCCCAGAGGTTATCATGTATCCTCTTAACCGTGTTTATCACCTTTATGTCATCATCCCTGATGAGCCCAAAGTATGCCGGTGCATACTCCACCGCATCAGGGTCTGTGACCGTTGAGGCGAAGGGATCATAACCGAGTGGCTCACTGTGCCTGTCTCGGATCCTTATCGTCTTTATAAAGCTCCTGAGACGAGGGCTATAGAGTCGCTTGAAAATGCTTGCTCTTATCTTCTCTGCCTCCTCTTTCCAGTTGTCAACATCTTCTCCTATCGCTTCTCCGATCTTCACAGCCTCAAGGATGCCTGCACAACAGGCTGAGTTTGCATAGATCTCAAAGCCATGCTCAAATGCCGGATACTCGTGGATGCTATTTACCGTATGGATCAGATCGATCTCATCATTCTTGTGCTTCAGAATGAACTCCACCGATTTCTTGATTGCCCACCAGTACTCCCTGCACAGGTCTTCATCCCTTGTAAGCTGGAAGTACTTGCCTGTGGCATAGAGAACAAGTCCGTTCCCATCTAT contains:
- a CDS encoding glucoamylase, with the translated sequence MEFILKHKNDEIDLIHTVNSIHEYPAFEHGFEIYANSACCAGILEAVKIGEAIGEDVDNWKEEAEKIRASIFKRLYSPRLRSFIKTIRIRDRHSEPLGYDPFASTVTDPDAVEYAPAYFGLIRDDDIKVINTVKRIHDNLWDEELDGLNRYPESWDRNNGGYGPWPHFTCQLARHYCEVGNEDMAEQYLGWCVEIAHDYRFPEHISTIERFEEWLESYQNAKILQDSKIVMIEGIKSHPKWNDGLAYVTTPLIWPHAEYLMAYKRYSMNFL